TtatgaactttatttatttgaagaacCGAAAAGGTTCAGCGGACTTAATATGTGGAATGTAATCGAGTGCGGATTAAAATCCAGTCACCTTTGTCtttttatgttcttaatttgtgtttatgaatcATCTCGCACTCATAACTGCTTGCAAAAACCTTTATCTTTTGGATAAAATTCTGCTTATAAGCACTTTAGCAGCGTGTTAGAATGGTACTAGACGGTACTGGAGGTGCTACAATGAGTGTACAACTTTACGTTACCTAAACTGTCTCTATATAAGCAGTTCGACATTAGACTTTAGTGACTTGAAACTTACTTGAGCctgcaacttttttttttatttcatatatgtaggcggacaggcaaatgggtcacctgatggtgtTGCCAGAACGTCTAATAGAGATataatctgtaaaaatattaaccaacccttacatcggcaatgcaccaccaactatgggaactaagatgtgtcttgtgcctttagttaaacTTTTCACGTATCAAAGCAGAacacagtaaataaatattggtgtTGGGCTATAGAATATAGCCCTAGAATATCTAAATCAACCTTGAAATACATATTCTCATGAGCTCaaagtttcactttaaaaacTTCAATATTCGTCTATGACAATAAAATGATAGAATCATACCTACGTAATTCttgaaaacaaaatcatataatggttttataaaaaataaaacgaactcacgatattatattcaaaaagtcTTTTATTGGTAATACGATCCGGTAACAATTCCAGCTAATCTGATGCgcctttaagtttatttataaacaattaactCATACGATTCGcgattgaaaattattttttattaactatatctCGACAGTTTTGTGGGCGTGCctttcgaagttttttttttcgtttcccTTGGCCACGTTGCGCATTTGTTCACATTATACATGTCatcatttttttctgttatggcataggttggctgACGAGcatacgggccacctgatggtaagtggtcaccatcgcccatagacaatggcgctgtaagaaatattaaccatttcttacaccaATGTtcccgaccttgggaactaagatgttatgtcccttgtgcctgtagtacactggctcactcacctttcaaactggaacccaacaatactgagtactgttattaggcggtaaaatatctgataagtgagtggtcactaccaagacgggcttgcacaaagctctaccaccaagttaaattGTAAACAACGTTAGATAATACTTACTTCGCCCGTTATAGGTTATAGGCCCGTCTTAACACAGGGTGCCCAGGCGccccttttaatttattaacccCAATAGTCCATTCCAAATTCTtggaattgaaatattttttgggtGTAAAGGAGATAGCCAAAACACTACTTGTAACCGGCTgaccgtaacatactgcttagaatttaacgcattatttttcattagattataatacatttaactgaatttcagttaatttacaaaaactcaaacctaaccgaaatattataaactgtcCTTAGTGCTCATCTACGTTCTATAAGGAATTCCTCCTCTATTCTCTTCTCAGATTTCTCTTGTTAGACCCATTGGTTAAAGCTGTACTTTTGTAGGGTACTATGTCAGccagtcattttattttatttatttagaaaatccTCTTCTATAGAAAACCttcttgtaaaaaatatcaaattcaattcgacgaaaatataaaaatttagctGTAACTGAATCGAAACTTGAACTAAAAATTCGTTAACATCAGTTAACAAAGCATGCCAATGATCACCTTAACTGGGGCACACGCGTGAGTCGTACTGCTAGTCATTTCATAGGGACATAGCATTGTTTGACTCGCGAGCTATCCTATTATCAACTAGAGTCACAAAAGCGGAAATTGGACGCGTTGGAAGCACTCGTAACGAATGCTGACATTGACAACTACATTGAGAACGAGTGTTTAAGCTGATGAGTTGATTTAATTATTGCTAGATGTGCTTGTTTAGACGTTTTATTATCGTATcgtattatctattttaatatttatttataagtatctCAGATGATCAAGTTTAACCAtatgtgaaatttaatttagcaaTAGATTCAATAGTGGAAATTTTTGCTCCGTTGGTCAAAAaacgaaaaagaaaaatcttgttTGTctaacgtacatatatatatatatatatatataggctgCATATGCCAATATCCTTGGTTCAAATACTATATCACGCCAGTAATAGTTATTCGGCTTTTTGTAGTCAAAAAATTCAGTTACTTAAAACCGTAGATCTTGAGACTCCGGACTCAACAAATCGCTTTCCCATTAAAACAGTTTTCTATGATGTATTCTAGTCTATGTccgaaatataaatactttaatgaataagaatattttataagtacgtCGTtcattctataatataattttatcgtagTCGAATAGCTGATAAAATTACGGTTATCATACAGATTACTTCCACAAAATGATAAAAAGATTTATCTACATTTCATTTTTGAAAAGAAACAAAGCAATCGCATAAACCTCATAAAAGATTGGTAAGTATAAAACATAACCGGCATTATTTGATCGCGCTATATATCAAAGGAATGGGACAGATCGCAAAAACAAACTTGCCCAAATATCCAATGAAAAATCAATCCATCAAactcgataaaaaaaatgttagggAAAGTTAATATCGTTTTATGGCTCGGAAGGATTTTTCATAGTTCTTTTTTTCAGGGTTAATTCGGTATGTCATAACTTCTTTTCAATCTTATAAAATGCAAGTTAAAATCTATGAGAGATTTAATATGAACTGGCATTTTGACACAATTCGGATTCATCGCggttattgcttttttttttcatacacttTAATTTAAGGATGTTGAGGATCTATTCTAGAAAATTTAGTTGGAATGagttaacttatatatatatatatatatatatatatatatatatatatatatatatatgtataagaattagaataatttaataaatataataaaataagcttaATAAACCAATACGGTTCAGTGAATAGAATATACGAACAAATTAAGCGGTTATAGCTCCGAAAGCAAACGAGAATTACTGACCATAAGATTTGAAAACACATCGTGGCATGCAAAAAGTATTCGTATAATATGTCGAATCGCTAATTCAAAAATTTGTTGTGGTTTAAACACCGTACTTGCATAGTATAGTATAGGACAAAGCCTGAACCCAATGAGACCTTTTTAAGGAATTCTATGGACAtggaatgatatttattttttagatcgCTCACTCGTGAACATTGATATTGTGAAAAACCACGAAGATtacttatagttttttattaaatttgttatatttttgagtAAGAAATGTTTTTTGGTTACAGgctttactatttttatttatatcattatacatttctataatgtttttaatttaataaaatctttgcgATAATCTTAGTAATTTCCGACCGAAAgttcggtttcggtttcggttgaGTTTCGACAAAATAATGAGTTTCGGTTTAGTTTCGGTTTCGGCGATAAACTTGCCGAAACTGCGACCGAAACCGAAACTGCGTTCGGGAGTTGCCGCGCTGTGCTCGGTCATGATCGGAGCGGTAATTGTCTAATCATGCCGTGACTTGCTTGTGTTCGCAATGCGTTTTGTTTGTTGTGAGTTGGGACTGGGATATTATAAAGTATCTTACTGAggtactaaagtttttttatgaagctACACTTGATCTGCATGCATTTCCCTTGCAATTCCTTTGATATCACTATTAAATAGGAAGCTGCAAACTAGAGACGAAAATGAAAGGAAAATAATGAGAAACATGAAAACACGGTTGCATGAATCAATGAATCGACGATTTGCATACGTCAAAGGACAGCCTGCACTAATAACTGCAACATTACTGGACCCAAGATTTAAAAGCACATATCTGAATTCTGATGAAGTTGACATTGCCAACTTAGAAATAGAAAACCATTTGAGGATTTACACGGAGGATGTTAGTTATACAATAAGTCtaactgtttaaatattaagtacctaCCTATAACTATTGTGATATTAGGTaacaacttaaataatttaagttattattttttaacgcatttttaaaactatgtgattttaagaatacaattaaaacagACTGATTATCATTGTTTTTCTATTTTCCCTCTAAACATGATTCCTGTAAGaaagtttcggtttcggtttcggcCGAAACTGAGACCGCTGCCGAAattcggtttcggtttcggtttcggtcgTAAAAACCAGGTTCGGTCGGACACTAAATGTTAGTTGATaggttagaaatattaattagaaagtttattaataaaaaaaagtctaagCGGAGTTAGGAGACatcgttaataatttttagaatGATTATAAGTTATCATACTACTAACGAATACTAATTACTAAAActactaatttttataattttattaataagtaactattacattaatatttataagtaactattttttataaaaattcagaACCTTCGCCTAATGTCAACGATGTCACCTTCGGTCAACCAACTTTTAATTGTCAAACGTCAattttaacatgaaaatattttgatcagcATTCAGCTGATTTATTGAACAATTTGCGTTCTTCATTTAACACTCGAAACGGCAAAATTATTTATGCATCATACGCTTCGCTTAGGTGATATAGTgttctaaaaattaatatcagtAATCACAGAGCgtgtatcttatttttattataacactttAGGTTATTCAAGATCAATGAGTACGACGGGGATAATTACGAATGCTATTAGAACTAAACTTCAATCAGCTTTACAAACGAAACACTTAGAAGTTATAAATGAATCCCATATGCACAATGTACCTAAAAACGCGGAGACGCACTTCAAAGTTGTTGTTGTGTCAGACAAATTCGACGGACTAGCTTTAATAAAggtgaataaattattacattaaaattcattacatATTGAATAGTACTTAaagaagaatataaatatattagttgtcGCCAGCGGCTTCGCTTTCGATTTAAGGTTTGATCATCTGTTGTTAAGCATGAAATACTCTCGGTCCTTCCTTACCAGAATTCATCACATTCGATACAGTGATTTGGTTGTGAAAGAGTAGCAAACAGAATTtcccatttaaaatattgttatagatTGTCAATATGATCCATACTTTGTACTCCatctaataaaaagaaaatctgtGAATGCAAACATACTCACAAGAATTGATGTGTAAATATGTCTTACACTGATGTCATCTGATGCTTGAAGTTTTACACATATTCGCCTAACACTCAAAATCTCAGTTATCATGTACAGAGCACTAATatgttaatacataaaaaattatattcatctcATACTTTTTAATAGGTCATAGGAAGAATAGtatttgtttaagtaatttaattctatttaccATTAATACATCTGtgtataaaaaagttaagaaaaTAAAGCAATTTGTTAACATTCTTAAGGTGCAAAatgataagtattaaaaaatgagTTCATCTAAAcattgaaaacatatttatttctgatTGTAATTCTTTTTTCTTCATTACAAAGAGTATTTTGGATAAATGTACACCAACATGATGGAACAAACATAACAATCAATTGACCTACACCTTCCTCATCACTACAATTACACCAGGtgactcattcttcaaaccaaaacagagaaatatttagtattaagtattatagGCTTCCACAATGGCTTAAGTCCAGTTATTGAATAgtgaatgtaatattattcaaatccCATTTCAGAGACATCGGCTAGTAAATGACATACTGAAAGATGAACTTCAAAATGGTGTACACGCTTTATCCATAGTAGCAAAAACACCAGAGCAATGGGATTCGAGTGACAAAGTGGTAGAAAGCAGCCCTAATTGTAGAGGTGGATTtggtaaataaagtaaaatatagagTCAAATATCTAGTTACTCATACAAGCGCaccacaaatattaaattattatcatcatgCATTCATATGAGTGATGCTCGTACTTACTAAGATATTATAGTAAGTGTGAGTCtaagagtaaagacagcaaaaaatatctatattttttattattaataaataattattttaatgtcaatgGGCACGCCtttgtgagtgaatagat
This DNA window, taken from Vanessa tameamea isolate UH-Manoa-2023 chromosome 7, ilVanTame1 primary haplotype, whole genome shotgun sequence, encodes the following:
- the LOC113392209 gene encoding bolA-like protein DDB_G0274169 isoform X1; this translates as MHHTLRLGYSRSMSTTGIITNAIRTKLQSALQTKHLEVINESHMHNVPKNAETHFKVVVVSDKFDGLALIKRHRLVNDILKDELQNGVHALSIVAKTPEQWDSSDKVVESSPNCRGGFGK
- the LOC113392209 gene encoding bolA-like protein DDB_G0274169 isoform X2, with product MSTTGIITNAIRTKLQSALQTKHLEVINESHMHNVPKNAETHFKVVVVSDKFDGLALIKRHRLVNDILKDELQNGVHALSIVAKTPEQWDSSDKVVESSPNCRGGFGK